GAGGACGTTCGCGGCGACGACGCGGGAGTACGCCCCTCGGCGGAACCGATCGAGGATCTCGCGGCGCTCGTCCGCCGGCGTTTCGTTCGTGATCGGCGGGATCAGAAACCGCGAGGCGAGCTCGTAGACGAGGTCGGTGTAAGCGGTGAAGACGATGAGCCGGTCCCCGCGGTGGCGATCGAGGAGGTCGGCCAGTACCTCGCGTTTCCGGTCGGCGTTCAGCATCACCTCCCGGGCGCGCTGTTTGGCGAGCAGCGCCTCGCGGGCCTTGGGGTCCGATCCCGAGCGTTTGACGAGTTCCTGGTAGTCGCTCCCCGATCGGAGTTGCAGCCCCGACGCCGCGAGGTAGTCGGTGAACGTTCCCTGGTGAGCCTCGTAGCTCGCCCGTTCCTCGGGCGTCAACTCGACTTCGATCCGCTTGATGTCGTAGTCGGCGAGGTGTTCGCCCGCGAGGTCGTCGGCCGAGCGCCGGTAGACGACGGGGCCGAGGAGTTCTTCGATGGTCTCGTGGGCCCCGTCGGGGCGCTCGAACGTGGCGGTGAGCCCGAGGCGGGCGGGGGCGGCCGAGAGCCGTGCGACGTCGCGGTACCCCGCACCGCCGAGGTGGTGGACTTCGTCGAAAACGAGCAGACCGAACCGGTCACCGACCGCCTCGGCCCGGAGGTACGCCGAGTCGTAGGTGGCGACGGTGATCGGTTCGAGCCGCTGGTCGCCGCCGCCGAGGCGACCGATCGCGGTCGTCTCGCCGAACTCCGCCTCGAGTTCGCCGGCCCACTGCTCGAGGAGGTCGATCGTCGGTACCACGACGAGCGTCGGGGTGTCGAGCGCCGCGATCGCGCCGATCGCGACGACGGTCTTGCCGCTGCCGGTCGGCAGTTCGATGACACCGCGGTCGCCGGCGTCGCGCCAGGCGTCGAGCGCCTCGGTCTGGTACCCACGGAGGTCGTAGGTCGTCGAGAGCCCCCCGAGACCGAAGCGATCGAGGACGCGATCGTCCGCTCGGAGGCCCCGATCCGCGCAGGTCCGACGCAGGAAGGGGTACCGGTAGGCGGGCGCGCGGTGGGTCTCCGAGCGGGGATCGGCCTCGACGAAGGACAGGCGGGCGACGTCGTCGGGTGCGTCCTCGATCCGGATCGTCCCCTCGTCGTACCGGAGCGTGAGCACGCCTCGACGTCGGCGGTGCGGCGGCTTAACTCCGGCGGGACCGGGCACTGGCGGCCGGGACGCCAGTGGGATCGTCGCGTGCGCGCCGCCCGAAGCCGCGTCGTCGACCCGGTCTCGAACGCGTTTCTCAACCCTTATTGTCGCCGACGGGTACGTCCTGACATGAGCGACGAACAGGCGAACGCCGTCGACAGGGGCGACGGCGGCGCGGAGCCATCGACGGACCCGGACGCGGCCGAGGGGGAACCGAACGACGCCGAGAGGGAACCGAACGACGCCTCCAGCGAGACCGGAGGGGCGCCGATCGAAGAGATCGCCGAGCGGGTCGGGGACGAGGACCCCGACGCAGTCGCCGAGGAGATCGCGGCGCTCCGGGAGGAAGCCGCCGCCCTTGAGCGCGATCGGGACGACCTCGAATCGCGGCTCAAGCGCAAGCAGGCGGAGTTCCAAAACTACAAGAAGCGACAAAAAAAGCGCCGCGAGCGCGAACAGGCCCGCGCGACCGAGGACCTCGTCACCGACTTGCTCGAGGTCCGCGATAACCTCTCGCGGGCGCTCGAACAGGACGCCGACGCGGACATCCGCGAGGGCGTCGAGGCGACGCTCCGGAGCCTCGAGGACGTCCTCGCCGGCGAAGGCGTCGAACCGATCGAACCCGGCTCGGGGACCGAGACGGACCCCGAGCGCCACGAGGTGTTGCTCCGCGTCGAGAGCGACGA
The genomic region above belongs to Natronomonas moolapensis 8.8.11 and contains:
- a CDS encoding DEAD/DEAH box helicase yields the protein MLTLRYDEGTIRIEDAPDDVARLSFVEADPRSETHRAPAYRYPFLRRTCADRGLRADDRVLDRFGLGGLSTTYDLRGYQTEALDAWRDAGDRGVIELPTGSGKTVVAIGAIAALDTPTLVVVPTIDLLEQWAGELEAEFGETTAIGRLGGGDQRLEPITVATYDSAYLRAEAVGDRFGLLVFDEVHHLGGAGYRDVARLSAAPARLGLTATFERPDGAHETIEELLGPVVYRRSADDLAGEHLADYDIKRIEVELTPEERASYEAHQGTFTDYLAASGLQLRSGSDYQELVKRSGSDPKAREALLAKQRAREVMLNADRKREVLADLLDRHRGDRLIVFTAYTDLVYELASRFLIPPITNETPADERREILDRFRRGAYSRVVAANVLDEGVDVPDANVAVVLSGSGSEREFTQRLGRVLRPKDDGGRAILYEVVTTETAEMRVSRRRR
- a CDS encoding nucleotide exchange factor GrpE — translated: MSDEQANAVDRGDGGAEPSTDPDAAEGEPNDAEREPNDASSETGGAPIEEIAERVGDEDPDAVAEEIAALREEAAALERDRDDLESRLKRKQAEFQNYKKRQKKRREREQARATEDLVTDLLEVRDNLSRALEQDADADIREGVEATLRSLEDVLAGEGVEPIEPGSGTETDPERHEVLLRVESDEPEGTVADLHRPGYEMAEKVLRAAQVTVSDGSGAGDGGEGDGDGMDGADGSDGRGE